From a region of the Georgenia yuyongxinii genome:
- a CDS encoding SpoIIAA family protein, with protein sequence MRLVDVLGPEFNEYEGEAVWEDLKLGARHPWSFERIAVVTDAQRAVPAIRILSVLFPGQARAFPLAERETAAHGRPRGTCLGQPAKKSADPGRRACGALGAPG encoded by the coding sequence GTGCGCCTCGTCGACGTCCTCGGCCCTGAGTTCAACGAGTACGAGGGTGAAGCGGTGTGGGAGGACCTCAAACTTGGTGCACGCCACCCGTGGTCCTTCGAACGCATCGCGGTCGTCACCGACGCCCAGCGGGCCGTTCCGGCCATCAGGATCCTCAGCGTCCTGTTCCCAGGGCAGGCGCGGGCGTTTCCACTGGCCGAGCGAGAGACCGCAGCCCATGGGCGGCCACGGGGGACATGCCTCGGCCAACCGGCGAAGAAGTCCGCTGACCCGGGGCGTCGAGCCTGCGGGGCACTCGGCGCACCCGGCTAG
- the yidD gene encoding membrane protein insertion efficiency factor YidD, whose product MDGATRAADAAIRFYQARLSPRKGWTCAHLVAHGGQSCSAAIRDTVLAVGVWRATLPAVARLWACYQAAALIANTDVQGVCCCGGIPIPFRFRHR is encoded by the coding sequence ATGGACGGGGCTACGCGGGCGGCTGACGCCGCCATCCGCTTCTACCAGGCACGCCTCTCCCCCCGGAAGGGGTGGACCTGCGCTCATCTCGTCGCGCACGGCGGCCAGTCGTGCTCGGCGGCCATCCGGGACACGGTGCTCGCGGTAGGCGTGTGGCGGGCCACCCTCCCCGCCGTCGCCCGGCTGTGGGCGTGCTACCAGGCGGCGGCGCTGATCGCGAACACCGATGTGCAGGGCGTGTGCTGCTGCGGCGGCATCCCCATCCCGTTCCGGTTCCGCCACCGCTGA
- a CDS encoding carbon-nitrogen hydrolase family protein — MHVAVAQLDASTDPAANLDAATNLIGRAASAGAQLVVLPEYSSSWEPRPSAASLAAAAVTLDGPFVGALARAAHEHRVTVLAGLVERNPAGKSSNTVVALNSGGELVGAYRKVHLYDAFGDRESDRLAAHPPEALVLDTGGLRVGVMTCYDLRFPEMARFLVDAGADVLAVPAAWVAGPGKVDHWLTLARARAIENTVYVLACGQTGRYRSGHSVIVDPVGEVLAAMGEEQGVAVAEISPERIQEVRARNPSLVNRRFEVRPL; from the coding sequence ATGCACGTAGCGGTTGCTCAGCTGGACGCGTCCACGGACCCGGCCGCCAACCTCGACGCCGCCACGAACCTGATCGGGCGCGCGGCGAGTGCCGGCGCGCAGCTGGTGGTGCTGCCGGAGTACTCGTCGTCGTGGGAGCCGCGCCCGTCAGCCGCGTCGCTGGCGGCCGCAGCCGTGACGCTCGACGGCCCCTTCGTCGGGGCACTCGCCCGGGCCGCCCACGAGCACAGGGTCACCGTCCTCGCCGGCCTCGTCGAGCGGAACCCGGCGGGCAAGTCCTCCAACACCGTCGTCGCCCTCAACTCGGGCGGGGAGCTGGTCGGTGCGTACCGCAAGGTGCACCTCTACGACGCCTTCGGTGACCGGGAGTCCGACCGGCTGGCAGCCCACCCGCCGGAAGCGCTCGTGCTGGACACCGGGGGTCTGCGCGTGGGCGTGATGACCTGCTACGACCTGCGATTTCCCGAGATGGCGCGTTTCCTGGTCGACGCCGGAGCCGACGTTCTCGCGGTGCCGGCGGCCTGGGTGGCCGGGCCTGGCAAGGTGGACCACTGGCTCACGCTCGCCCGAGCGCGGGCGATCGAGAACACCGTGTACGTGCTGGCGTGCGGACAGACCGGGAGGTACCGGTCCGGTCACAGTGTGATCGTCGATCCCGTCGGTGAGGTCCTCGCCGCGATGGGCGAAGAGCAGGGCGTCGCCGTCGCCGAGATCTCGCCCGAACGGATCCAGGAGGTGCGCGCGCGCAATCCCAGCCTGGTGAACCGCCGTTTCGAGGTGCGTCCGCTCTGA
- a CDS encoding spore germination protein GerW family protein — protein sequence MDKPATGDVNLLTESARDALDVRRVFGEAYERDGVTVIPVAKIMGGSGMGYGSGAMGDAETSHQHRPGTGEGSGGGGGFAVRARPVGVYVLKDGNVSWQPSLDLNRIIFGGQILGAVAVVALSWALRRRRFVRRG from the coding sequence ATGGACAAGCCCGCCACCGGCGACGTCAACCTTCTCACCGAGTCAGCGCGCGACGCCCTCGACGTTCGCCGTGTCTTCGGCGAGGCCTACGAGCGCGACGGCGTGACCGTCATCCCGGTCGCCAAGATCATGGGCGGCAGCGGCATGGGCTACGGCAGCGGCGCGATGGGCGACGCCGAGACCTCCCACCAGCACCGTCCCGGGACCGGCGAGGGGTCCGGCGGTGGAGGCGGCTTCGCAGTGCGGGCCCGGCCCGTGGGCGTGTACGTGTTGAAGGACGGGAACGTCAGCTGGCAGCCTTCGCTCGACCTCAACCGGATCATCTTCGGCGGGCAGATCCTCGGCGCCGTCGCCGTGGTCGCGCTGTCCTGGGCGCTGCGCCGTCGCCGGTTCGTCCGACGCGGCTGA
- a CDS encoding peptide ABC transporter substrate-binding protein — protein MKTTRRMAGVAASILAGSLVLAACSSDSPEDAGTDGGATAGASTAVVTVNGNEPQNPLIPTNTNEVGGGKILDLVFAGLVYYDAEGAVHNEVAESIETEDSQTYTIKLKDGWEFSDGTPVTSKSFVDAWNQGALLSNAHLSSYFFEPIEGYSDTEDSELTGLQVVDDLTFTVKLKQPEADFPLRLGYSAFFPLPQAAFDDGDAFGQNPIGNGPYKLSGEGAWEHNIGIELVPNESYEGDRAAQNGGVNIKFYDTQDAAYNDLLSGQLDVIDAIPDSAFGTFEDELGDRAVNQPAAVFQSFTIHQELAHFAGEEGKLRRQAISHAINREEITNAIFQGTRTPASDFTSPVIDGWSDSVPGSDVLEFDPERAKELWAEADAMAPYEGTFTLAYNSDGGHQAWVDATVNSIRNTLGIDAEGKPYALFADLRTDVTNKVMDGAFRTGWQADYPALGNFLGPLYGTGAGSNDGEYSNPEFDQLLAQAAASTSIDEANALYLQAQEILFQDLPSIPLWYSNVTGGYGETVENVEFGWNSVPLMYEVTKSE, from the coding sequence TTGAAGACCACCAGGCGCATGGCTGGTGTGGCCGCATCGATCCTTGCCGGATCGCTCGTGCTGGCCGCCTGCAGCTCCGACAGCCCAGAGGACGCGGGCACCGACGGTGGAGCCACTGCCGGTGCGAGCACCGCGGTTGTCACCGTCAACGGGAACGAGCCTCAGAACCCGCTGATCCCGACCAACACCAACGAGGTCGGCGGCGGCAAGATCCTCGACCTCGTATTCGCGGGGCTCGTGTACTACGACGCCGAGGGCGCCGTGCACAACGAGGTCGCCGAGTCCATCGAGACCGAGGACAGCCAGACCTACACGATCAAGCTCAAGGACGGCTGGGAGTTCTCCGACGGCACCCCGGTGACCTCGAAGAGCTTCGTGGACGCCTGGAACCAGGGTGCGCTGCTCAGCAACGCTCACCTCTCCAGCTACTTCTTCGAGCCGATCGAGGGCTACTCCGACACGGAGGACTCCGAGCTCACCGGGCTTCAGGTCGTCGACGACCTGACCTTCACGGTCAAGCTGAAGCAGCCCGAGGCCGACTTCCCGCTGCGCCTGGGCTACTCCGCGTTCTTCCCGCTGCCCCAGGCCGCCTTCGACGACGGCGACGCCTTCGGCCAGAACCCGATCGGCAACGGCCCCTACAAGCTCTCTGGCGAGGGCGCGTGGGAGCACAACATCGGCATCGAGCTCGTGCCGAACGAGTCCTACGAGGGTGACCGCGCTGCCCAGAACGGTGGCGTGAACATCAAGTTCTACGACACCCAGGACGCCGCCTACAACGACCTGCTCTCCGGCCAGCTGGACGTCATCGACGCCATCCCCGACTCCGCCTTCGGCACCTTCGAGGACGAGCTCGGCGACCGTGCGGTGAACCAGCCCGCGGCTGTGTTCCAGTCCTTCACGATCCACCAGGAGCTGGCACACTTCGCAGGCGAGGAGGGCAAGCTGCGCCGTCAGGCGATCTCCCACGCCATCAACCGCGAGGAGATCACCAACGCGATCTTCCAGGGCACCCGCACCCCGGCCTCCGACTTCACTTCGCCCGTGATCGACGGCTGGTCCGACTCCGTGCCGGGCTCCGACGTCCTGGAGTTCGACCCCGAGCGCGCCAAGGAGCTGTGGGCCGAGGCCGACGCCATGGCGCCGTATGAGGGCACCTTCACGCTCGCCTACAACTCTGACGGTGGCCACCAGGCCTGGGTCGACGCCACGGTGAACAGCATCCGCAATACCCTCGGCATCGACGCGGAGGGCAAGCCTTACGCCCTGTTCGCCGACCTGCGCACCGACGTCACCAACAAGGTCATGGACGGCGCCTTCCGCACCGGCTGGCAGGCGGACTACCCCGCCCTGGGTAACTTCCTCGGCCCGCTCTACGGCACCGGTGCCGGCTCCAACGACGGCGAATACTCCAACCCGGAGTTCGACCAGCTGCTCGCGCAGGCTGCGGCGTCGACCTCGATCGACGAGGCGAACGCCCTGTACCTGCAGGCGCAGGAGATCCTGTTCCAGGACCTCCCGTCCATCCCGCTGTGGTACTCCAATGTCACCGGCGGGTACGGCGAGACGGTGGAGAACGTGGAGTTCGGCTGGAACAGCGTGCCGCTGATGTACGAGGTCACGAAGTCCGAGTGA
- a CDS encoding ABC transporter permease: MLWYIGRRVLQVIPVFLGATLLIYFMVFALPGDPIQALGGERGLPPAVQDQLRERYNLDKPFFVQYLLYLKGILTLDFGITFSGRDVMDVMKEAFPVTFQLAVMALVFEAVFGVTAGLIAGLRKGGIFDATVLLISLLVIAVPTFVIGFVMQFVVGVKLGWLPTTVGGDPTFKSLLMPAIVLGAVSFAYVLRLTRTSVSENVTADYVRTATAKGLTRNRVVTVHVLRNSLIPVVTFLGADLGALMGGAIVTEGIFNINGVGGTLYRAIGQGESATVVSLTTVLVLIYIVANLLVDLLYAALDPRIRYA; this comes from the coding sequence ATGCTCTGGTACATCGGGCGCAGGGTCCTGCAGGTGATTCCTGTATTCCTGGGGGCCACGCTGCTGATCTATTTCATGGTGTTCGCGCTGCCGGGCGACCCCATCCAGGCGCTCGGCGGCGAGCGGGGCCTCCCGCCGGCGGTTCAGGACCAGCTGCGCGAGCGGTACAACCTGGATAAGCCGTTCTTCGTCCAGTACCTGCTCTACCTCAAGGGCATCCTCACCCTGGACTTCGGCATCACGTTCTCGGGCCGTGACGTGATGGACGTGATGAAGGAGGCCTTCCCGGTCACGTTCCAGCTCGCCGTGATGGCGCTGGTCTTCGAGGCGGTGTTCGGCGTCACGGCCGGCCTGATCGCCGGGCTGCGCAAGGGTGGCATCTTCGACGCCACGGTCCTGTTGATCAGTCTCCTCGTCATCGCGGTGCCGACCTTCGTCATCGGCTTCGTGATGCAGTTCGTCGTCGGTGTCAAGCTGGGCTGGCTGCCGACGACGGTGGGCGGTGACCCGACGTTCAAGAGCCTGTTGATGCCCGCCATCGTGCTGGGGGCGGTCTCCTTCGCGTACGTGCTGCGCCTGACGCGCACGTCCGTCTCGGAGAACGTCACCGCCGACTACGTGCGCACCGCCACCGCGAAGGGCCTGACGCGCAACCGGGTGGTCACTGTGCACGTGTTGCGCAACTCGCTGATCCCTGTCGTCACGTTCCTCGGCGCCGACCTCGGCGCCCTGATGGGCGGCGCCATCGTCACCGAGGGCATCTTCAACATCAACGGCGTCGGCGGCACGCTCTACCGGGCGATCGGCCAGGGTGAGTCCGCCACCGTCGTCTCGCTGACCACAGTTCTCGTGCTGATCTACATCGTTGCGAACCTGCTGGTCGACCTGTTGTACGCGGCCCTGGACCCGAGGATCCGTTATGCCTGA
- a CDS encoding ABC transporter permease — MPDITTPGTTRGPGPVAVRRHQQHFFAELDETGLGAVDAVTDTGAPSSMWSEAWQKLRPRPLFWIAALIIVLVCVVAAFPSLFTSQDPRFCELANSYAAPSAGHPFGFDRQGCDIYSRVIYGARPSVTVGVLTTLAVLVIGALFGAIAGFFGGWADTILSRITDIFFAIPLVLAAIVVMQMFSDSRTTLTVVAVLASFGWTQIARITRGSVLSVKNNDYVTAAESLGVSRFGALARHIMPNSAAPIIVYATVSLGIFIVAEATLSFLGIGLPSSIVSWGGDISQAQTALRSNPTVLFYPAGALALTVLGFIMMGDAVRDALDPKVRTR, encoded by the coding sequence ATGCCTGACATCACTACCCCCGGCACCACCCGCGGGCCCGGCCCGGTCGCCGTGCGCCGACATCAGCAGCACTTCTTCGCCGAGCTCGACGAGACCGGCCTCGGTGCCGTCGACGCGGTCACGGACACCGGTGCCCCCTCAAGCATGTGGAGCGAGGCGTGGCAGAAGCTCCGCCCTCGCCCTCTGTTCTGGATCGCCGCCCTGATCATCGTCCTGGTGTGTGTCGTTGCGGCATTCCCGTCACTGTTCACCTCTCAGGATCCGCGCTTCTGCGAGCTGGCCAACAGCTACGCGGCGCCCAGCGCCGGCCACCCCTTCGGTTTCGACCGCCAGGGCTGCGACATCTACTCCCGGGTGATCTACGGCGCCCGACCGTCGGTGACGGTCGGAGTCCTCACCACGCTCGCCGTCCTGGTCATCGGCGCGCTGTTCGGCGCCATCGCAGGCTTCTTCGGGGGCTGGGCCGACACGATCCTCTCGCGCATCACCGACATCTTCTTCGCGATCCCGCTGGTGCTGGCCGCCATCGTGGTCATGCAGATGTTCAGCGACTCGCGCACCACGCTCACCGTCGTCGCGGTACTCGCCTCCTTCGGCTGGACCCAGATCGCCCGCATCACCCGCGGGTCGGTGCTGAGCGTGAAGAACAACGACTACGTCACCGCCGCGGAGTCGCTCGGCGTGAGCCGGTTCGGCGCGCTGGCGCGCCACATCATGCCCAACTCCGCCGCGCCGATCATTGTCTACGCCACGGTCTCGCTGGGCATCTTCATCGTCGCCGAGGCAACGCTGAGCTTCCTCGGCATCGGCCTACCGTCGTCGATCGTCTCGTGGGGCGGTGACATCTCCCAGGCACAGACCGCATTGCGCTCGAACCCCACGGTGTTGTTCTACCCCGCGGGCGCCCTGGCATTGACGGTGCTCGGCTTCATCATGATGGGCGACGCCGTGCGTGACGCCCTCGACCCGAAGGTGCGCACGCGATGA
- a CDS encoding dipeptide ABC transporter ATP-binding protein yields the protein MTKTNDVVAPVTAGLDPHEALLEIRDLEVAFKSSTGMVPAVRGANLTVYPGQAVAIVGESGSGKSTTAHAIIDLLPGTGRVTGGSIKFLGRDITNPSRKAIEGLRGKEIGLVPQDPMSNLNPVWKIGSQVKEALTANGMDRAEAKDRVNEVLSQAGLPDAERRAKQYPHEFSGGMRQRALIAIGLAARPKLLIADEPTSALDVTVQRQILDHLEHLTKELGTAVLFITHDLGLAAERAEHLVVMHRGRVVESGPARQILTAPQHPYTQRLVASAPSLASRRIQSAKARGEESTELLADAEAAAAAPNIVEVERLTKEFHLRGGVPGAGKSFKAVDDVSFSIPRGSTMALVGESGSGKSTVANIMLNLLEPTEGRVVFEGTEVGTLGKRELFNFRRQVQPIFQNPYGSLDPMYSIFRTIEEPLRVHGVGDKKSRAAKVAELLEMVALPRSTMRRYPNELSGGQRQRVAIARALALEPKVIVCDEAVSALDVLVQAQVLTLLNDLQAELGLTYLFITHDLAVVRQIADRVAVMEKGKIVEQATTDEVFENPRQAYTRELLAAIPGASLEMELAGPEQL from the coding sequence ATGACCAAGACGAACGACGTGGTCGCCCCGGTCACCGCCGGGCTCGACCCGCACGAGGCTCTGCTGGAGATCCGGGACCTCGAGGTCGCGTTCAAGTCCTCGACCGGCATGGTGCCGGCGGTGCGTGGCGCGAACCTGACGGTCTACCCCGGCCAGGCCGTGGCCATCGTGGGCGAGTCCGGGTCGGGCAAGTCCACCACCGCGCACGCGATCATCGACCTGCTGCCCGGCACCGGCCGGGTGACCGGCGGCTCGATCAAGTTCCTCGGCCGGGACATCACCAACCCCTCCCGCAAGGCGATCGAGGGTCTGCGCGGCAAGGAGATCGGCCTGGTGCCCCAGGATCCGATGTCCAACCTCAACCCGGTGTGGAAGATCGGCTCCCAGGTCAAGGAGGCGCTCACCGCCAACGGGATGGACAGGGCCGAGGCCAAGGACCGCGTCAACGAGGTCCTGTCGCAGGCGGGCCTGCCCGACGCCGAACGCCGCGCCAAGCAGTACCCGCACGAGTTCTCGGGCGGTATGCGCCAGCGTGCCCTGATCGCCATCGGCCTCGCCGCACGGCCCAAGCTGCTGATCGCCGACGAGCCCACCTCTGCCCTCGACGTCACGGTGCAGCGCCAGATCCTCGACCACCTCGAGCACCTCACCAAGGAGCTCGGGACGGCGGTCCTGTTCATCACCCACGACCTCGGCCTGGCCGCCGAGCGTGCGGAGCACCTCGTTGTCATGCACCGCGGCCGCGTCGTCGAGTCGGGGCCCGCGCGGCAGATCCTCACGGCACCGCAGCACCCATACACGCAGCGGCTCGTCGCCTCGGCGCCCTCGCTTGCGTCCCGCCGCATCCAGAGTGCCAAGGCACGCGGCGAGGAGAGCACGGAGCTGCTCGCGGACGCCGAGGCAGCTGCCGCTGCGCCGAATATCGTGGAGGTGGAGCGCCTGACCAAGGAGTTCCACCTGCGAGGTGGCGTGCCCGGGGCCGGCAAGTCGTTCAAGGCCGTCGACGACGTCTCCTTCTCCATCCCGCGAGGCTCGACCATGGCGCTGGTGGGGGAGTCGGGGTCCGGGAAGTCCACGGTCGCGAACATCATGCTCAACCTCCTCGAACCCACCGAGGGCCGCGTGGTCTTCGAGGGCACGGAGGTGGGGACCCTTGGCAAGCGCGAGCTGTTCAACTTCCGGCGGCAGGTTCAGCCGATCTTCCAGAACCCGTACGGCTCGCTGGACCCCATGTACTCGATCTTCCGCACGATCGAAGAGCCCCTGCGAGTTCATGGCGTGGGCGACAAGAAGTCCCGCGCCGCGAAGGTCGCCGAGCTGCTCGAGATGGTCGCCCTGCCGAGGTCGACCATGCGGCGCTACCCGAACGAGCTCTCCGGCGGCCAGCGGCAGCGCGTGGCCATCGCCCGCGCCCTGGCGCTGGAGCCGAAGGTCATCGTGTGCGACGAGGCGGTCTCCGCGCTCGACGTGCTCGTCCAGGCGCAGGTGCTCACGCTCCTGAACGACCTCCAGGCCGAGCTCGGCCTGACGTACCTCTTCATCACCCACGACCTCGCCGTCGTGCGCCAGATCGCCGACCGCGTCGCGGTGATGGAGAAGGGCAAGATCGTCGAGCAGGCAACCACGGACGAGGTCTTCGAGAACCCGCGGCAGGCCTACACGCGCGAGCTGCTGGCCGCCATTCCCGGCGCGAGCCTCGAGATGGAGCTCGCCGGGCCCGAGCAGCTCTGA
- a CDS encoding ABC transporter permease: MFRYLARRLAGYAVLLFVAVSLTYVLAATALDPRSLYELRNPPLEPAAIEASLAAYNLSDAVPLAERYRTWLTDIVADWDWGRTPAGASVNEQIGGRIWVSLRLVTLGSVLGTLAGVALGTWSAVRQHKAGDRLVTVAALVVISTPTLVLAVVLQIVAVQVNRATGVQLFEFLGESGAHGGGALAALGDRLQHLVLPTLTLAAGQAAFFSRVQRGLVLDTLGASYVRAARAKGLRRSVAVRRHALRTALVPTGTYFAYTVATLVLGAAFVEAVYGWHGMGIYGVRAIAGQDVHATVAVAAFGATCVLAGALLADLLTAALDPRVRTR, translated from the coding sequence ATGTTCCGGTACCTCGCCCGCCGGCTGGCGGGATACGCGGTGCTCCTGTTCGTCGCCGTGAGCCTGACCTACGTGCTCGCCGCCACGGCGCTCGACCCGCGCTCCCTGTACGAGCTGCGCAACCCCCCGCTCGAACCGGCCGCCATCGAGGCCTCGCTCGCGGCGTACAACCTCTCCGACGCCGTGCCCCTGGCCGAGCGGTACCGCACCTGGCTGACTGACATCGTCGCGGACTGGGACTGGGGCCGCACCCCCGCCGGCGCCAGTGTGAACGAGCAGATCGGCGGCCGGATCTGGGTCTCGCTGCGGCTCGTGACGCTCGGCTCGGTCCTGGGCACCCTCGCCGGCGTCGCGCTGGGCACCTGGTCCGCGGTGCGCCAGCACAAAGCCGGCGACCGGCTCGTGACGGTGGCCGCGCTCGTGGTCATCTCGACGCCGACGCTCGTGCTCGCCGTCGTCCTTCAGATCGTCGCCGTCCAGGTGAACCGGGCCACCGGCGTGCAGCTCTTCGAGTTCCTCGGCGAGAGCGGTGCCCACGGCGGCGGTGCGCTCGCCGCACTCGGTGACCGGCTCCAGCACCTCGTCCTGCCGACGCTCACCCTCGCCGCCGGTCAGGCGGCGTTCTTCTCCCGGGTCCAGCGCGGCCTGGTGCTCGACACGCTCGGCGCGTCCTACGTGCGAGCGGCTCGCGCCAAGGGCCTGCGCCGGTCCGTCGCGGTGCGTCGGCACGCCCTGCGCACCGCCCTGGTGCCCACCGGGACCTACTTCGCCTACACGGTGGCCACGCTGGTGCTCGGCGCCGCGTTCGTGGAGGCGGTGTACGGCTGGCACGGCATGGGGATCTACGGCGTCCGGGCGATCGCCGGCCAGGACGTCCACGCCACGGTGGCGGTGGCGGCGTTCGGCGCGACGTGCGTGCTCGCCGGTGCACTCCTCGCCGACCTGCTCACCGCTGCCCTCGACCCGCGGGTGCGGACGCGATGA
- a CDS encoding ABC transporter permease → MTTSVLATLPTPVGPGARFRLVARRFRRDRAAVAGMAGLALLVILSLVGPQLAPWGYAEIDSTAFLAAPDASHWWGTTQAGRDVFALTVEGLRTSLLVGLGAGLLQTVIAAAVGTVAAYRGGWLDRVATWVIDLLLVVPSFFLVAILSVRAGGEAGSVALLVLLLGGLGWMLSARVVRAMTLSLRELDYVTAARYMNVPTRTIITRHILPNLSSLLVVDATLAVAAAVLAETALSFFGFGVQAPGTSLGTLIAEGQRTATTYPWIFLAPAGTLVALLVSVNLVGDGLRDALDPSQGGRA, encoded by the coding sequence ATGACGACGTCGGTGCTCGCCACCCTCCCCACCCCGGTCGGGCCGGGCGCCCGGTTCCGCCTGGTGGCCCGCCGCTTCCGGCGCGACCGGGCAGCCGTCGCCGGCATGGCGGGCCTGGCACTGCTGGTGATCCTGTCCCTCGTCGGGCCGCAGCTGGCGCCCTGGGGCTACGCGGAGATCGACTCCACGGCGTTCCTCGCGGCACCGGACGCCAGCCACTGGTGGGGTACCACCCAGGCCGGCCGCGACGTCTTCGCCCTCACGGTCGAAGGACTGCGCACCTCGCTGCTCGTCGGGCTCGGAGCGGGCCTTCTGCAGACCGTCATCGCGGCGGCCGTCGGCACGGTCGCCGCCTACCGCGGCGGGTGGCTCGACCGCGTCGCGACGTGGGTGATCGACCTGCTCCTGGTCGTGCCCTCGTTCTTCCTCGTCGCGATCCTCTCCGTGCGGGCCGGCGGGGAAGCGGGCTCCGTGGCGCTCCTCGTCCTCCTGCTCGGCGGGCTCGGCTGGATGCTCTCCGCGCGAGTGGTGCGGGCGATGACGCTGAGCCTGCGGGAGCTGGACTACGTCACCGCGGCCCGGTACATGAACGTGCCCACCCGCACGATCATCACCCGGCACATCCTGCCCAACCTGTCCTCGCTGCTCGTCGTCGACGCCACGCTGGCGGTCGCCGCGGCGGTGCTTGCCGAGACGGCACTGTCATTTTTCGGCTTCGGCGTACAGGCACCGGGCACCTCGCTGGGTACCCTCATCGCCGAGGGGCAACGCACGGCGACGACGTACCCGTGGATCTTCCTCGCCCCGGCCGGGACGCTGGTGGCGCTGCTGGTGTCCGTCAACCTTGTCGGTGACGGGCTGCGCGACGCGCTCGACCCCTCCCAGGGCGGGCGCGCATGA